The Choristoneura fumiferana chromosome 10, NRCan_CFum_1, whole genome shotgun sequence genome has a segment encoding these proteins:
- the Hyls1 gene encoding hyls1 centriolar and ciliogenesis associated: MNEEYYQLTAELDAREVLRYLNNLGIHNISGEVLKYFITDLKKLIKYDLQQKYNKSNEENVHIQGPERLHSASTFSSRVRSRASEGTELKCSRDCQTRRRNLHVRNTHSAPNIRQELPEEKPLRRACSCIRVEKKDSTTNQPKVTTTTTTLSKNFIKVPRQPVMKKCDPVTLYHYYTSLWEKYKSNVPGENNWSDLRWSVRQKMAGCKDAQTKVSEAPTQQKTVDK; this comes from the exons ATGAATGAAGAATATTACCAACTGACTGCAGAGCTAGACGCAAGGGAAGTCTTACGATACTTGAATAATTTAGGAATACACAACATAAGTGGAGAAGTTTTGAAATACTTCATCACAG atttaaaaaaattaatcaaatatgACCTTCAACAGAAGTATAACAAATCAAATGAAGAAAATGTACATATACAAGGCCCTGAAAGGCTCCATAGTGCTAGTACATTCTCATCTAGAGTTAGGTCTCGAGCCTCTGAAGGCACTGAGTTAAAATGCTCCAGAGATTGCCAAACTAGAAGACGAAACCTGCATGTACGTAACACACATTCTGCCCCTAATATCAGGCAAGAACTGCCAGAAGAGAAACCTCTAAGAAGGGCCTGTTCATGTATCAGAGTTGAGAAGAAGGATTCCACTACAAACCAGCCAAAAGTTACAACTACTACAACAACATTGAGTAAAAATT TTATTAAAGTTCCAAGGCAGCCAGTAATGAAGAAATGTGACCCTGTGACTCTTTATCATTACTACACATCACTTTGGGAAAAATACAAGTCCAATGTTCCGGGTGAAAACAACTGGTCAGACTTAAGATGGAGTGTGCGCCAGAAAATGGCTGGCTGCAAAGATGCTCAAACTAAA gttTCAGAAGCTCCAACACAACAAAAAACTGTGGATAAGTGA
- the mRpL4 gene encoding mitochondrial ribosomal protein L4, giving the protein MTSLLINAIKNLHINVRPQIRALTSASTTVTTGVGDNSLTVTRKEWKIEPQYTKPREVWIENVDTIEEQKLGLFELHPSVYAAVPRLDIIQRNVVWQRKYRWVSWAHTKTRAEVRGGGRKPWPQKGLGRARHGSIRSPLFRGGGIAHGPRSGTTHFFMLPFHLRLYGLTSTLSAKLAQDDLHIVKDLELPSDEPEYLAELIENRNWGPSVLIVDDTDFAPRNITVATDAMPHVNIMPVYGLNVYSMLKHNTLILTMSAAERIEERILSHLHGITREKEAEYKLDQV; this is encoded by the exons atgacGTCATTATTAATAAATGCAATTAAAAATCTGCATATTAATGTCAGACCACAAATTAGAGCTCTTACTTCGGCAAGTACAACTGTAACAACTGGCGTTGGAGACAATTCACTAACTGTAACAAGGAAAGAATGGAAGATTGAACCTCAATATACTAAGCCTCGTGAAGTATGGATTGAAAATGTTGATACAATTGAAGAACAAAAACTGGGGCTGTTTGAACTTCACCCATCTGTATATGCTGCCGTACCTAGGCTGGATATAATACAACGTAATGTGGTATGGCAGAGGAAGTACAGATGGGTATCTTGGGCTCACACTAAGACTAGAGCCGAGGTACGTGGCGGCGGCAGGAAACCTTGGCCCCAGAAAGGTCTGGGTCGGGCTAGACATGGTTCTATTCGTTCTCCTTTGTTCCGTGGAGGAGGTATTGCTCACGGGCCGCGCTCTGGCACAACACACTTTTTCATGCTTCCTTTCCACCTGAGATTATATGGTCTCACATCAACACTGTCTGcaaaattagctcaagatgactTGCATATTGTCAAAGATCTTGAACTGCCTTCAGACGAGCCGGAGTATCTTGCAGAGCTGATAGAGAACAGGAATTGGGGACCATCTGTTCTTATTGTTGATGA CACGGACTTTGCACCTAGGAATATAACAGTAGCCACAGATGCTATGCCACATGTAAACATAATGCCTGTCTATGGACTCAATGTGTACTCAATGTTGAAACACAACACATTGATATTAACAATGTCTGCAGCTGAAAGAATTGAAGAACGGATCCTGAGCCATCTGCATGGTATCACCAGAGAAAAGGAGGCAGAGTACAAATTAGATCAAGTGTAA